A single window of Elusimicrobiota bacterium DNA harbors:
- a CDS encoding class I SAM-dependent methyltransferase, protein MDIRGFVLSARAHGDAREDTYEHLAYHFCEAHRHAPGGVSVEVGTRRGGSAFMQLKLLQELYPPILHPLLVTIDPYGDKPYLTGLVGAPPIAGLYGNADYLEAKQLLASFPRHVHFSITSLDWLVFAKAGLRLWYHGAPLEPGARNITHVYLDGDHDAPTILGEVEGFVPMLKPGGRITIDNTPDDPKTIPGLELLVLQSKVGLSLLRPLADMAVIVRCK, encoded by the coding sequence ATGGACATCCGAGGCTTCGTCCTCTCCGCGCGGGCCCACGGCGACGCGCGGGAGGACACCTACGAGCACCTCGCCTACCACTTCTGCGAGGCCCACCGGCACGCGCCGGGAGGCGTCTCGGTCGAGGTGGGCACCCGCCGCGGCGGGTCGGCGTTCATGCAGCTGAAGCTCCTGCAGGAACTCTACCCGCCCATCCTTCATCCGCTGCTGGTGACCATCGACCCCTACGGGGACAAGCCGTACCTCACGGGCCTGGTGGGGGCGCCACCGATTGCTGGCCTCTACGGCAACGCCGACTACCTCGAGGCGAAGCAGTTGCTCGCGTCCTTCCCCAGGCACGTCCACTTCTCCATCACCAGCCTGGACTGGCTCGTCTTCGCCAAGGCCGGCTTGCGGCTCTGGTACCACGGCGCGCCACTGGAGCCGGGGGCCCGGAACATCACGCACGTCTACCTCGACGGCGACCACGACGCGCCGACCATCCTCGGAGAGGTCGAGGGCTTCGTGCCGATGCTCAAGCCGGGCGGGCGCATCACCATCGACAACACGCCCGACGACCCGAAGACCATCCCCGGCCTGGAGCTGCTAGTGCTCCAGTCGAAGGTGGGCCTCTCCCTCCTCCGGCCGCTGGCAGACATGGCCGTCATCGTGAGGTGCAAGTGA
- a CDS encoding DNA cytosine methyltransferase, protein MKTCASLFTGCGGWEWGARQLGIKPLWGVEFNADYGPVYEANFPGAHLHLGDVKKAKPAQFKAPDFLFCSPPCQGHSEARNTRGLENRGDEGVGIEVLKFAAAYVGKGTRILIENVPEYLDHEIFHEIMEGLEGMGYTTSAGVYDASDYGCPSDRPRMLAWACSKATVAETMRRSAQATPDWWPVIEDLVRREPPSELAGWQLENLIHVPPPSYPVIIVGGNATRWAEKGKPGRRVWRVAGRAAPAIVKAKSQSGARVLVEPNYAVKMTPRMAARLMGFSDDFWLPNEKGAALDVVGNAVPPPLAVAALKALGVR, encoded by the coding sequence GTGAAAACCTGCGCGTCTCTGTTCACGGGCTGCGGTGGCTGGGAGTGGGGCGCCAGGCAGCTGGGCATCAAGCCGCTCTGGGGCGTCGAGTTCAACGCGGACTACGGCCCGGTCTACGAGGCCAACTTCCCCGGCGCGCACCTACACCTGGGCGACGTGAAGAAGGCGAAGCCGGCGCAGTTCAAGGCGCCGGACTTCCTCTTCTGCTCGCCGCCCTGCCAGGGCCACTCCGAGGCGCGCAACACGCGGGGGCTCGAGAACCGAGGTGACGAGGGCGTCGGCATCGAGGTCCTCAAGTTCGCCGCCGCCTACGTCGGCAAGGGCACGCGCATCCTCATCGAGAACGTGCCCGAGTACCTCGACCACGAGATCTTCCACGAGATCATGGAGGGCCTGGAGGGCATGGGCTACACGACGAGCGCAGGGGTCTACGACGCCTCGGACTACGGCTGCCCGTCCGACCGCCCCCGGATGCTCGCCTGGGCCTGCAGCAAGGCCACGGTGGCCGAGACGATGCGGCGCAGCGCGCAGGCCACACCGGACTGGTGGCCGGTCATCGAGGACCTCGTCCGGCGCGAGCCCCCCTCGGAGCTTGCCGGCTGGCAGCTGGAGAACCTCATCCACGTCCCGCCGCCCAGCTACCCGGTCATCATCGTCGGAGGCAACGCCACGCGCTGGGCCGAGAAGGGAAAGCCTGGCCGCAGGGTCTGGAGGGTCGCGGGGCGCGCGGCGCCTGCCATCGTCAAGGCCAAGAGCCAGAGCGGCGCGCGGGTCCTCGTGGAGCCGAACTACGCGGTGAAGATGACGCCCCGGATGGCCGCGCGCCTCATGGGCTTCTCCGACGACTTCTGGCTCCCCAACGAGAAGGGCGCGGCCCTGGACGTGGTCGGCAACGCGGTCCCGCCCCCGCTCGCGGTCGCGGCGCTCAAGGCCCTAGGGGTCAGGTGA